Proteins encoded in a region of the Haloarcula sp. CBA1129 genome:
- a CDS encoding exodeoxyribonuclease V subunit beta gives MTEDPEEIQLTEEQEDALVQGRNVAITAGAGTGKTTTLTERYVTILAENPSLTPENIVTITFTRKAAAELTERVREEVYDRLEAVDSPEAYHRWRNVLDDLEDGYVHTIHAFCTRLLRERAVEAPVPLGFDVLDEDGAATLQREVVTEFLERNQDDDDVALLAQLWGRDQLVDVLAGLLDERPQSEAVLEEWRDAEVDDYIDICWEVVCDLDVADARQTLYADGLLEQLRPVAGRVDREGAIADEDGLRAYQTFTEVATTLSDDPEESDPRDCQRAILELYEACEKKNGGLYSSSGYVVGDRDDWGEYGDVYDDLKDTIDTVIDAVEPHADAVETTPGELEANSAHYALALMRVFDDVLATYTDEKERHDTLDFPDVIETTLEFLRANDAVTERLREQFAAVMVDEFQDTDPRQWELVKLLTGVDEQAASNVFLVGDEKQSIYGFRGADVTTFGDARRELQTVNEARGVDDVPDSDAESPTALELSGNFRTLDEPLSFLNELFEYLFQPEGDTHEPYEAPPQGLSTQRDRVEDIEGLTGSVEYLAVPDDADTAAELFGDDHPVAEGALDHTIEAEAQALAARLTHLFDDPPTVQDPDTGAHRDATPDDTAILLRRRTHLDRYQRALEEYNIPYTVVGGVGFYDTPEVQALTNLLRVLGDPQDDVSLYGVLRSPLFGFADDRLAPAVAEADSVWDALAEADDPQLADAFDLLTTWRTLSGCATPSEDGVLPWNRLLSRVIDDTGYLASVSADERGRQAVANVEKFRDQVRTWSENGVHTAAGLLHRIDRQAEIDPREGEADIPGDAEGVRIMTIHSAKGLEFPIVTVPDLGSDLNFGRSVDDHGYVRLVDGTDDAPPVPAVGGPNPGDAFSIEKTAVHEYADRRSRPQERAESKRLLYVACTRTRDHLLLCGTHDIIIDESGTIELPEPAAFDDADRWRDWLQPALLDGTLVAEAVRDGQARGEIDGASYTVRRPPRPVDWYTDDEAVVSAPEISIPSPPSLAPAKRIAATTLVNAVADASPDGHSYSQREESAGLSPTTFGTVVHRINELRPPRDEWTTLIRRLSQMAGEEPSESDLRDAVNHAADAVGFVERIESDTELQEVYNEYSVVARIDESRIVGDIDRLLVTPDAFHIIDYKTNDLSATTSDELAEHYRPQMLAYALALFQHDRNRDVRASLRFTDEGIEERFHWVSDQMTEMESKLRSMVDLVD, from the coding sequence ATGACTGAGGACCCCGAGGAGATTCAGCTCACAGAGGAACAGGAGGACGCGCTCGTCCAGGGCCGGAACGTCGCGATCACTGCCGGCGCCGGGACAGGGAAGACGACAACGCTCACCGAGCGGTACGTGACGATACTGGCCGAGAACCCGTCGCTCACGCCGGAGAACATCGTCACGATTACTTTCACGCGAAAGGCTGCTGCCGAACTGACCGAGCGCGTTCGGGAGGAGGTGTACGACCGGCTCGAGGCTGTCGACTCACCAGAGGCCTACCACCGCTGGCGAAACGTCCTCGACGACCTGGAGGATGGCTACGTCCACACCATTCACGCGTTCTGTACGCGGCTTTTGCGAGAACGGGCCGTCGAGGCTCCGGTCCCGCTCGGCTTCGACGTGCTCGACGAAGACGGCGCCGCGACACTCCAACGCGAAGTCGTGACGGAGTTCCTCGAACGCAACCAGGACGATGACGACGTCGCGCTCCTCGCTCAGCTTTGGGGTCGTGACCAGCTGGTCGATGTACTCGCTGGATTACTCGATGAGCGCCCACAGAGCGAGGCGGTCCTCGAGGAGTGGCGTGATGCGGAGGTCGACGACTACATCGATATCTGCTGGGAGGTCGTTTGTGATCTCGACGTCGCCGACGCCCGACAGACGCTGTATGCGGACGGACTCCTTGAGCAGCTACGCCCGGTTGCGGGCCGTGTCGACCGCGAGGGTGCGATCGCCGACGAGGACGGCCTTCGAGCCTACCAGACCTTCACCGAGGTCGCGACGACACTCTCGGACGACCCGGAGGAAAGCGATCCTCGCGACTGTCAGCGGGCAATCCTCGAGCTCTACGAGGCCTGTGAGAAGAAGAACGGCGGCCTCTACAGCAGTTCGGGGTACGTCGTCGGTGACCGGGACGATTGGGGTGAGTACGGTGACGTCTATGACGACCTGAAAGACACCATCGACACGGTCATCGATGCCGTCGAACCGCACGCGGATGCGGTCGAGACGACGCCAGGGGAACTGGAAGCGAATAGCGCTCACTACGCACTGGCTCTGATGCGGGTCTTCGACGACGTCCTCGCAACCTACACCGACGAGAAGGAGCGCCACGATACGCTCGACTTTCCCGACGTGATCGAGACAACCCTCGAGTTCTTGCGAGCGAACGATGCCGTCACGGAGCGGCTCCGAGAGCAGTTTGCGGCCGTGATGGTCGACGAGTTTCAGGACACGGACCCGCGTCAGTGGGAGTTGGTCAAGCTCCTCACGGGCGTTGACGAGCAGGCGGCGTCGAACGTCTTCCTGGTCGGCGACGAGAAACAGAGCATCTACGGATTCCGTGGGGCCGACGTGACGACGTTCGGGGATGCGCGCAGAGAACTCCAGACCGTCAACGAGGCTCGTGGAGTTGACGACGTTCCCGACAGCGATGCCGAGAGTCCGACCGCCCTCGAACTCTCCGGGAATTTCCGGACGCTGGACGAGCCGTTGTCGTTCCTGAACGAGCTCTTCGAGTACCTGTTCCAACCAGAAGGTGATACCCACGAACCCTACGAAGCGCCACCTCAGGGACTGAGTACGCAGCGCGACCGTGTCGAGGACATCGAGGGTCTGACCGGGAGCGTTGAGTATCTCGCTGTGCCCGACGACGCCGATACGGCAGCGGAGCTCTTCGGCGACGACCATCCGGTCGCCGAAGGCGCGCTGGACCACACTATCGAGGCCGAGGCGCAAGCGCTCGCTGCTCGACTGACCCACCTGTTCGACGATCCGCCGACAGTCCAAGACCCCGATACAGGTGCCCATCGTGACGCTACTCCCGACGACACGGCTATCCTCCTGCGCCGGCGAACTCATCTGGATCGGTATCAGCGGGCCCTCGAGGAGTACAACATTCCCTATACTGTCGTCGGTGGCGTGGGGTTCTACGATACGCCTGAGGTCCAGGCGCTCACGAACCTGCTTCGAGTACTCGGTGATCCACAGGACGATGTCTCCCTCTACGGGGTGCTTCGGTCGCCGCTGTTCGGATTCGCGGATGATCGCCTCGCACCGGCTGTCGCAGAAGCTGATTCAGTATGGGATGCGCTCGCCGAGGCGGACGATCCACAACTTGCGGACGCGTTCGATCTCCTTACGACGTGGCGGACCCTCAGCGGCTGTGCGACGCCGTCCGAAGATGGCGTCCTCCCGTGGAACCGCCTGCTGTCCCGAGTGATCGACGACACGGGGTATCTGGCGAGTGTGAGTGCTGACGAACGCGGTCGACAGGCCGTCGCGAACGTCGAGAAGTTCCGCGACCAGGTCCGTACTTGGAGCGAGAACGGTGTTCACACAGCTGCCGGGTTGCTCCACCGGATCGACCGCCAAGCCGAGATCGACCCTCGTGAGGGGGAGGCAGATATTCCCGGTGACGCCGAGGGCGTCCGGATTATGACGATCCATTCAGCGAAGGGACTCGAGTTCCCGATCGTCACCGTCCCTGATCTCGGGAGTGACCTCAACTTCGGTCGCTCCGTCGACGACCATGGCTACGTTCGACTCGTGGACGGAACTGATGACGCGCCGCCGGTGCCGGCGGTCGGCGGGCCGAATCCGGGCGATGCGTTTTCCATCGAGAAGACGGCCGTCCACGAGTACGCTGACCGACGGTCGCGTCCACAGGAGCGGGCGGAGTCGAAACGCCTCCTCTACGTAGCGTGTACACGAACGCGGGATCACCTCCTTCTCTGTGGCACGCACGACATCATCATCGACGAGTCTGGTACAATCGAACTCCCCGAGCCTGCAGCCTTCGACGACGCAGACCGGTGGCGCGACTGGTTACAGCCAGCCCTCCTCGACGGAACACTCGTCGCTGAGGCGGTTCGTGACGGACAGGCCCGTGGTGAGATAGATGGAGCCAGCTATACTGTTCGCAGGCCGCCGCGCCCAGTAGACTGGTACACCGACGACGAAGCTGTTGTTTCAGCGCCGGAGATCTCGATTCCTTCACCGCCGTCGTTAGCGCCGGCGAAACGGATCGCGGCTACGACCCTCGTGAATGCGGTGGCGGATGCGTCTCCAGACGGTCACAGTTACTCTCAGCGTGAGGAATCGGCCGGCCTGAGTCCAACGACGTTTGGGACGGTCGTCCACCGGATCAACGAACTTCGTCCACCGAGAGACGAGTGGACCACCCTGATCCGTCGTTTGAGTCAGATGGCTGGTGAGGAGCCATCAGAATCGGACCTCCGTGATGCTGTCAACCACGCTGCTGATGCAGTCGGATTTGTTGAACGCATCGAGTCCGATACCGAGCTTCAGGAGGTTTACAACGAGTACTCTGTTGTCGCTCGAATCGATGAGTCGCGGATTGTCGGTGATATCGACCGGCTCCTCGTCACGCCGGACGCATTCCACATTATCGACTACAAGACCAACGACCTCTCAGCTACGACATCGGATGAACTCGCGGAGCACTATCGACCGCAGATGCTCGCGTACGCTCTCGCCCTCTTCCAACATGACCGGAACCGTGACGTACGAGCTTCACTCCGGTTTACTGACGAGGGGATAGAGGAGCGGTTCCATTGGGTGTCGGATCAGATGACGGAGATGGAATCTAAACTACGCTCAATGGTGGATTTGGTGGATTAA
- a CDS encoding ParA family protein — MTDTNTARITVANQKGGAGKTTDVIHTGGALSARGHDVLLVDIDYHGGLTCSLGYNDLYYDTDRTTLFDVLDFDQMESVNDIIVEHEEFDILPASEKLANNKNIQTLLEAPKSRERLEMTLDELDKDYDYIIVDTPPSLNVLTDNALVATGNVVIPVIPEKLNANSLQIFAKQLSSLEQAYGDINRLAIVCNRVEQNAEHRDTIEEIKSAYSLPVFEIPKRTDLSQSIGEGVSVFGFGKENQRVEDARDLFNEIADLFDETFEKTAPEEVEA; from the coding sequence ATGACCGACACCAATACCGCACGAATCACGGTAGCGAACCAGAAGGGAGGCGCGGGGAAGACAACCGACGTCATTCATACTGGTGGCGCACTCTCTGCGCGAGGCCACGACGTCCTCCTGGTCGATATCGACTACCACGGAGGGCTCACCTGCTCGCTTGGCTACAACGATCTGTACTACGATACCGACCGCACAACGCTGTTCGACGTTCTCGACTTCGATCAGATGGAGTCGGTGAACGACATCATCGTCGAGCACGAGGAATTCGACATCCTTCCCGCCAGCGAAAAGCTCGCGAACAACAAGAACATCCAGACGCTGCTTGAGGCGCCGAAGAGTCGCGAGCGGCTGGAGATGACTCTGGACGAGCTCGACAAGGACTACGACTACATCATCGTCGACACGCCGCCATCTCTGAACGTCCTCACCGACAACGCCCTCGTCGCGACCGGCAACGTCGTGATCCCCGTTATTCCCGAGAAGCTCAACGCCAACAGCCTCCAGATTTTCGCAAAGCAGCTGAGTTCGCTCGAACAGGCGTACGGAGACATCAATCGGCTCGCGATTGTCTGTAACCGTGTCGAGCAGAACGCCGAACATCGCGACACCATCGAGGAGATCAAGTCGGCGTACTCCCTCCCGGTGTTCGAGATCCCGAAGCGGACCGACCTCTCTCAGTCGATTGGCGAGGGTGTGTCCGTCTTCGGCTTCGGCAAGGAGAACCAGCGCGTCGAGGATGCACGCGACTTGTTCAACGAGATCGCCGACCTGTTCGACGAGACGTTTGAGAAGACCGCACCTGAGGAGGTGGAAGCATGA